In Melanotaenia boesemani isolate fMelBoe1 chromosome 7, fMelBoe1.pri, whole genome shotgun sequence, a single window of DNA contains:
- the rab9b gene encoding ras-related protein Rab-9B produces the protein MSGKRYLLKVILLGDGGVGKSSLMNRYVTDRFDSQSFHTIGVEFLNRDLEVDGRLVTLQIWDTAGQERFKSLRTPFYRGADCCLLTFAVNDLQSFQNLGCWKKEFMYYSDVKDPERFPFVVLGNKVDMEQREVGEDEARAWCEENGCCPYFETSAKDDTNVTAAFEAAVREVLAAEDQIDHTLLSSTIDLHGNRKTSRSSCC, from the coding sequence ATGAGTGGAAAGAGATATCTTCTGAAAGTAATCCTGCTTGGAGATGGTGGAGTAGGCAAGTCCTCCTTGATGAATCGCTATGTCACAGACCGTTTTGACTCCCAGTCCTTTCACACCATTGGTGTGGAGTTCCTTAACCGGGACTTGGAGGTGGATGGGCGTCTGGTCACTCTTCAGATCTGGGACACAGCCGGTCAGGAGCGCTTCAAGTCATTGCGCACACCCTTCTACCGAGGTGCCGACTGCTGCCTGCTCACATTTGCAGTGAATGATCTGCAGAGCTTCCAGAACCTCGGCTGCTGGAAGAAGGAGTTCATGTACTACTCTGATGTTAAAGACCCTGAGCGGTTCCCCTTTGTGGTGCTTGGCAATAAGGTAGACATGGAGCAGAGGGAGGTGGGGGAAGATGAGGCTCGGGCCTGGTGTGAGGAGAACGGCTGCTGTCCTTACTTTGAGACTAGTGCTAAAGATGACACTAATGTGACTGCTGCATTTGAGGCAGCTGTCAGGGAGGTTCTGGCTGCTGAGGACCAGATTGATCATACACTACTGAGCAGTACCATTGATCTCCATGGTAACCGTAAAACCTCTAGATCATCTTGCTGCTAA